Within the Candidatus Eremiobacteraceae bacterium genome, the region ATACTATGCGGGCATCAACGGCCTAGGCCTGACCGAGGACGACGTGCTGACCATCGCCGAAAGTCTCGGACGCCCGGTCAGCGCCAAGACATGACTTCCCAAGGGCGGGAAAGACAGGACAGCTATGAAGGACACGACGGACAACACGCACATCACGGCCGAATGGATCCGGCGCCCCCTGCCGGACCTCGACGGCGTCTCCCCGGTCGATGCGATCGGCGACCCGCAAACGCGGCGCAAACTCGATGACCTGCTGATCGAGCTCGCCGGCCACCACGTCCGCCTCGGCCATCTCGGCCTTCCGTCGGTCGATCCGGCGGACATCCGCAAGGCGCTGGGCATCGAAGCGGCGGTCAGCGTCGCTGCGCGGGCGCCGGCACGAGTCGTGCGGCCCGGACCGATCAAGCGCAGTCAGCTGCTCGACGAGCTGGGAACGGCGCTGACCGGCGGCGACGTCGACAGCGTGGCGTACTACAAGCTCAACACGCACGCGGTCGAGCACTTCATGCACAATCTCGGCGATCAAGAAAATGTGCGTATCGCGCAAGCCGACGCCGATCCGGAGATGAAGAAGATCTCGCCGGTGACGACCGAGGTGCGCTACGGCATCATGTCCGACTTCATCAGCCTGGTGGAGGACATCGCCGTCGCCGGGCGGCTGCGCACCGCGATCTCGGGCAAGGGCGCGTTTCGGCGCTTCCGCGAGGCGGTCGACGAAGACGACACGTTGCGCCGGCGCTGGCTAGGCTATCGCACCAAGCGGCACTATCACCTCGCGCTCGACTGGCTGCACGCCAACAGCCTGCGCCCTGAGGGCCTCAATCCATCTGACTACGATTGGGAGCCGGCATCAGAGGCCGCATCCGCGCCCGCAACCGCACCCGCGCCCGTGGCCGCGTCTGAAGCCGTCGAGCCCGCGGCAGCTGCGGCCCCGGAGGTCGTAGCCGAGGAGGCGCCGACGACGGGTGAGGAGCGCCCCGAATCCGCCGCGCCCGACAAGCCGGGCGAAGAGGTCGGCGCCCCGACTTCGTGACGCAAATAGGCGCGGATCCAAACTGTGGTCCGCGCCTCTATCGGTTCATGGTGCCGGGTGCGCCTTATCCTTGGGGGACCGCACGAGCGTCACCCGGCTATTCACAAGACCGGGTGGCCCCCCGTTTTGTTACAGCCCGCTCGAGAAGTTTTTTGCAGCCCCTCTAATCCACGGACCCACCCAGGGTCATGAGCACCCGAAAAGCCCGGAAAACCGTGAGAAAATCGTCGTGCGCATAGCGGATATACCGCCCGCCGATGCGCTCAGATCCGGGCAGCAGCGCCGCCATATCGGCCTTGGCGGTCGACGTGAAGCGTATATCCAGCGTCACTGGGCTGTCGAAGCGGTACGGTTGGGCGCCCCGTTTCGGGGCCTCGGCGAGCGCGCGCTTCATGCCGGCTGCAATGGCGGCGCGGGCTTCGTGCGGGGAGAGCGAATCGGCCGCGTACCGCCCGATCGCGCGCTTGACCTCGACGGTCTGTACCCAGGGCAAGAAGCTGCGCGCATCCTCGCACGCCGACTGATCGCCTGACAGCAAGATGACGGGCACGCCGAAGGAGCCCGCGACCGCGGCATTGATGCGCGCTTCGCTGCAGGCCTGGCCGTTGATGTGCACTTCGTAGACCGTTTCCCCGGTGTAGGTGTGGTCGAGCACCGCATCGTGCGTGCCTGCACCCGCGTGATAGCCGATGAACGCCGCGGCGCCGAATGACGGATCGAGCCCTTCGTTCATCGACAGCGGCTTGGGGCTCCCGCGGATCAAGCGCACCGATGGCGGCAGCTGCTCGTGGATGATGTTGCGCATGTTCCAATGAGAGTCGTTGACGAGGATCTCTTTGACGCCCGAGGCCAGCGCCGCTTCGCACGCCGCGTTGACCTCGCCGGTCATCAGCTCGCACGAGCGCGCGTATTCGGGCTGGCCGACCGGATTGGTCTGCTCGACCGACGTGATACCCGCGATGCCTTCCATGTCTGCCGAGACGTACAGCTTCATGCCCCACCGGTTCGCATGTAGCGGTCGAATTCATTCGACCGCCGCACGCGCGCCGAAGGGAGCCCCCGCGCGAGCGCGAAGGTGCATCCCCCGTAGTGTCATTTGCTTCTGCCGAGCGCATCGCGCCGGTCAGCCTGCCGTCGATCGCAGACCTGCAGTTGCTCTTCGCGCGGCTCAACCTCGAGCATTTCAACGGCGTGCTCCGCGCGCACCGCATCAAATACAACGCGCGTCTGACCACGGTCACCGGCCGCATCAGCTATCGCCCGGCTTTGATCGAGCTGTCGATTCCGCTGCTGTCGCGCCATCCCGCCCACGTGCGCGACACGCTGCTTCATGAGATGGTGCACGCGTGGCTGTTCCACACGGGACTCCCCAGCGGCCACGGGCGCGAGTTCAAGGCCAAGATGAGCGAGGTCGGCCTCGACAGCATCTATCACAATCTGCCGGTCGCGCGCCGGAGCAGCCGCCGGCGCTACGTCTTGGAATGCCCGCGCTGCCGGCTCGCGCTCACCCGCAAGCGCCGCCCCGGCGTGCGCGTGTCGTGCGCGCGGTGCTCGCCGCGGCGCTTCGACTCGCGCGTCGAGATGCGCGTGCGCGAGATCGTCCTCACGTAGCCGATGCCCACCTACATCGTCGGCATCACCGGCGCGAGCGGCAGCATCCTCGGCGTGCGCGCGCTCGAAGCGCTGCACGCGATCCCCGGCACAACGACCCATCTCATCATGACCGCACAGGCCAAGCGCACCTTGGCGTTGGAGACGGATTTCGCGCCGGCCGACGTCGAGCGCTTCGCCGATCACGTGCACGACGAGACCAACTTGGCCGCAGCGGTCTCGAGCGGCTCGTTTCGGACCGACGGCATGCTCGTGATCCCATGCTCGATGAAAAGCGCCGCGGCGATCGCGTACTCGATGAACGACAACCTGCTCGTGCGCGCCGCTGATGTCTGCTTGAAGGAGCGGCGCCGGCTCGTCCTGTCGGTGCGTGAAACGCCGCTGCATCTGGGACATCTGCGGATCATGACGCGCTTGGCCGAGTTGGGCGCGGTGCTGACACCGCCCATCACGGGCTTCTATCAGAAGCCGAAGTCGGTGGACGACATCATCAACCACGCGGTCGGCAAGGCGCTCGACGCCTTGGGCGTGCCGAACGAGCTGTTCAAGCGTTGGACGGGCGCCGGTTAGTGCTTGAACGCGGAGCTGTAGATCAGATAGAGCGCCGCCGCGGCGACCGCGAGCGAGAACCAGCGCATAAGGGGGCCGGGCTGTAAGCGCGATGCCAAGTGCGCACCGACCTGCGCGCCTGCGATCGCGCCGATCGCCAAGAATACCGCCGGCGCAAGCATGATGTCGCCGTAATACGCGTGCGATGCGGTGCCCACCGCTGAGGTGATAGCGATGACGAGTTGGGAGGTCGCCACTGCGATGTGCGTGGGAAAGCCGAACAGGTACACCATCGCGGGGACCTGGACAACGCCTCCGCCGATGCCGAACATGCTC harbors:
- a CDS encoding UPF0158 family protein — encoded protein: MKDTTDNTHITAEWIRRPLPDLDGVSPVDAIGDPQTRRKLDDLLIELAGHHVRLGHLGLPSVDPADIRKALGIEAAVSVAARAPARVVRPGPIKRSQLLDELGTALTGGDVDSVAYYKLNTHAVEHFMHNLGDQENVRIAQADADPEMKKISPVTTEVRYGIMSDFISLVEDIAVAGRLRTAISGKGAFRRFREAVDEDDTLRRRWLGYRTKRHYHLALDWLHANSLRPEGLNPSDYDWEPASEAASAPATAPAPVAASEAVEPAAAAAPEVVAEEAPTTGEERPESAAPDKPGEEVGAPTS
- a CDS encoding M55 family metallopeptidase, whose amino-acid sequence is MKLYVSADMEGIAGITSVEQTNPVGQPEYARSCELMTGEVNAACEAALASGVKEILVNDSHWNMRNIIHEQLPPSVRLIRGSPKPLSMNEGLDPSFGAAAFIGYHAGAGTHDAVLDHTYTGETVYEVHINGQACSEARINAAVAGSFGVPVILLSGDQSACEDARSFLPWVQTVEVKRAIGRYAADSLSPHEARAAIAAGMKRALAEAPKRGAQPYRFDSPVTLDIRFTSTAKADMAALLPGSERIGGRYIRYAHDDFLTVFRAFRVLMTLGGSVD
- a CDS encoding SprT-like domain-containing protein, with amino-acid sequence MSFASAERIAPVSLPSIADLQLLFARLNLEHFNGVLRAHRIKYNARLTTVTGRISYRPALIELSIPLLSRHPAHVRDTLLHEMVHAWLFHTGLPSGHGREFKAKMSEVGLDSIYHNLPVARRSSRRRYVLECPRCRLALTRKRRPGVRVSCARCSPRRFDSRVEMRVREIVLT
- a CDS encoding UbiX family flavin prenyltransferase, encoding MPTYIVGITGASGSILGVRALEALHAIPGTTTHLIMTAQAKRTLALETDFAPADVERFADHVHDETNLAAAVSSGSFRTDGMLVIPCSMKSAAAIAYSMNDNLLVRAADVCLKERRRLVLSVRETPLHLGHLRIMTRLAELGAVLTPPITGFYQKPKSVDDIINHAVGKALDALGVPNELFKRWTGAG